From Bufo gargarizans isolate SCDJY-AF-19 chromosome 10, ASM1485885v1, whole genome shotgun sequence, the proteins below share one genomic window:
- the LOC122920277 gene encoding phospholipase A2-like, producing MPISMSTEVSGLGSDMNKFVLLILVWTCYLQCRTIRGGTGAPIRQKRGVLDLLVTLWCYRNRLKVPLLGINLYGCYCGTGGMGAAVDDVDRCCLLHDCCYRYSRLDLQCHSKIKWQFYHFSCGATQTQCHSSTVCGRMACECDKQFAECLTKAKPKKQHFFYNKKDKCVGPHDACPELHPNLTAILQQTQNLTDPDGSTAKSRKKRQKSEKGEEWQGVDASPLWI from the coding sequence ATGCCCATATCTATGTCCACAGAAGTATCCGGTCTTGGATCTGACATGAACAAGTTTGTGCTCCTCATCTTGGTCTGGACATGTTACCTCCAGTGCAGGACGATCCGTGGTGGCACCGGCGCCCCCATTCGTCAGAAACGTGGTGTGTTGGATCTACTGGTCACCCTGTGGTGCTACAGAAACAGGCTTAAAGTGCCCCTGCTGGGCATCAACCTGTACGGTTGCTACTGCGGCACGGGAGGGATGGGAGCGGCCGTCGACGACGTGGACAGATGTTGTCTTCTCCATGACTGCTGTTACCGCTATTCCAGGCTGGACCTGCAGTGCCACAGTAAGATAAAGTGGCAATTCTATCATTTTTCGTGTGGCGCGACCCAGACGCAATGCCATTCCTCCACCGTGTGCGGCCGGATGGCCTGCGAGTGCGACAAGCAGTTTGCAGAATGTCTGACCAAGGCGAAGCCCAAGAAGCAGCATTTCTTCTATAACAAGAAGGACAAGTGTGTTGGTCCCCATGACGCCTGCCCAGAACTTCACCCAAACCTCACGGCTATACTACAGCAGACCCAGAACCTGACCGACCCAGACGGCAGCACCGCCAAGAGCAGGAAGAAGAGACAGAAGTCCGAAAAGGGTGAAGAGTGGCAAGGCGTCGACGCGTCTCCTCTGTGGATATAA